From a single Solenopsis invicta isolate M01_SB chromosome 4, UNIL_Sinv_3.0, whole genome shotgun sequence genomic region:
- the LOC105196336 gene encoding mucin-5AC isoform X1, with translation MNAGLNTRIANDLPNMLRLVVLLLLCIAATYTPGRCETGASRDVEHARLPEFLTELDLSSLEASQEDVEALKKIVKRLAPEKNGEYQVYQVFFGNEDLLKEWLKGAGVTGQPGVDYPALTSIPATSFSCRGLRGGYYADLETNCQVFHICDNGRKISFLCPNGTIFQQSQLICDWWFKVDCSKSTELYEQSAEQLAEEEKRRAEARKMKTEYHRTEQGSTDYYENVDYDGRQNGRTNPYGQSAAKQNQIPERQDEPKSNQHFGPNNVFENTRGSGRYFQENNANALQTNEKTSQTSENYDQPAKQRQYHDSESNYQAGSRQRNQLDTQNGKFNYEHSNKYQDSRQNYQSNTQDNYQSNQNTPRNNEKPVFNNLKSRTSTRNNLFGSNQSQKATPTYMETTTFRTTTAAPPREYQQFAESAAFVSNRGNRFNSRKSDNSRQYYYHSYDYRDHSTATNYRALETTTLAPQKNEDETVSFTPKTGAPSFPGPTYTPVYKPRTTTLPPYETTLQYTPTTETSYYSTPYYRHGDIPETTYANVDIATVTPSSSEEFQTTSFTAYNDLRTPPAIGRVPPAPGNYQNQQYVDNRVTEQRDADTSFATTRPYINTESYRHNVANVTSTISQDAYSSSTPVYEDSRAQTHANYQNENSIANIENKGTTLDPWRATLQSFQQNSISSTEKPWRSTNGYQQSSSTSKTLSPYDTSFTYKQGKVLSTLGPYVPFTKNYVYSTITTTPTPKPPTTVTAYNPTLANYRMTASNLIPKVKSPPVTSRPKDRATYLPEPSKPPTTFEDRPYAEREHALSMLHSLQGLENNAESLSEIVAKDGNNRNGPSAPGPSTLHSLALYFATAGDNLDSNETIESTASVEEVEDRDASRSHNASVELPTSILTQHTISSYVELFNLNNALEGNNTMAELTEEIDNIGGEVDDDLDIEQSEGPVNGAKKSNSTKLRELAQVFTHALSAYLQDPDTFKKVLTEIRPTQPPATTTDDDQFEVTTLYPTTAEEFASVTKEKDEVLDFSDDIDRRRKPSTIFPTTLQPPPVTTDRSYSTYYTTPYDEYYTTSESQTRRPIYYPSTTLLPPSDSSYDYVESSTQGGNTFAFEVNNVFTTTANHDIQNYDGDTRDSTDLSPVYDNYFPLDEEGNRNKIGGFHNNTASTFQPYGKNVKPIGATPINNYVASSTVASFQNSEIETTAPGWGRGSAGDKPVQNLTPPHYHQHFGNVKNFEVSNSILPNSQVRSTTPLPRSKSSYSAASSTVQPFRIRYYDETTTAPSESLATARSSYAKYRNNYKLEGNRIESTRKPAATTAATTIRDDVETLDPVTATVSDVTPYTATVIRATSNRPADTSTTRHSSLLNNDHWTSSPMVTQLWETTVFVDPRHINHGLESNVGFTQLPDTIGNAINGESESTVAASTARSPTLPTVDFDVTTEPRTTSTPSPWQWATSDNDPPVTFTLLPTTYAENTATPTPIITTRSSITTTITSSVTTNAVSQDNLASTLLPFVTGNALNATESEVIKAHEMFGKLNETSSNTLMRVMKQADNNATVRQLVLLLIKHCNGPKDKTMEQEKEQLLDALLRMPVNEFSSEESREIIAGINRLNLSNISKPRATALSNSTTMRTPRASTVRPTPSAPSITTFRSRTGRKFRTTTESANVIARRSDDAVSGTNNSLSVNEATASDNRALELLRSLYTIAAKWG, from the exons AATCGCTAACGATCTACCAAACATGTTACGCCTCGTAGTTCTTCTGCTTCTGT GTATCGCTGCTACTTATACGCCTGGCCGCTGCGAGACAGGG GCATCGCGAGATGTCGAGCATGCGAGACTGCCAGAGTTCCTCACGGAATTGGACCTGTCGAGTCTCGAGGCATCCCAGGAAGACGTCGAAGCGCTGAAGAAAATCGTGAAAAGGCTGGCGCCCGAAAAGAACGGCGAGTACCAAGTTTACCAAG TCTTCTTCGGTAACGAGGACCTCCTCAAGGAGTGGCTCAAAGGAGCGG GCGTGACGGGGCAGCCCGGAGTGGATTATCCAGCCCTCACGTCGATTCCAGCCACTTCATTCAGCTGTCGCGGTCTGAGAGGAGGATATTACGCGGATTTAGAGACAAATTGCCAA gtATTTCACATCTGCGACAATGGACGCAAGATCTCGTTCCTGTGTCCTAATGGCACCATCTTCCAACAGTCGCAACTTATATGCGACTGGTGGTTTAAAGTGGACTGCAGCAAGTCCACGGAGTTGTACGAGCAGAGTGCTGAGCAATTGGCCGAGGAGGAGAAGAGACGTGCGGAGGCAAGAAAAATGAAGACCGAATACCATCGCACGGAGCAGGGTAGTACGGATTATTACGAGAATGTCGATTACGATGGCAGACAAAACGGTAGAACGAATCCGTATGGTCAGTCCGCTGCCAAGCAAAATCAGATTCCGGAAAGACAGGATGAACCAAAGTCCAACCAACACTTTGGACCAAACAATGTTTTCGAGAATACTCGTGGTTCCGGTCGCTATTTCCAGGAGAACAACGCGAACGCGTTACAAACTAACGAGAAAACAAGCCAGACATCCGAGAATTACGACCAGCCAGCGAAACAGCGGCAATATCACGATAGCGAATCGAATTATCAGGCGGGCAGCAGACAGAGAAATCAACTGGACACGCAGAACGGCAAGTTTAATTACGAGCACAGCAATAAGTACCAGGATAGCCGGCAAAATTATCAGAGCAACACGCAGGATAATTATCAGTCTAATCAGAACACGCCGCGCAACAACGAGAAGCCGGTGTTCAATAATCTGAAATCGCGTACCTCGACGCGAAACAATTTATTTGGTTCTAATCAGTCGCAAAAAGCTACACCGACGTACATGGAAACGACGACTTTTAGAACGACAACCGCGGCGCCTCCGAGGGAATATCAGCAGTTCGCGGAAAGCGCCGCGTTTGTGTCCAATCGGGGAAATCGCTTCAACTCAAGAAAATCCGACAACTCTCGACAGTATTATTATCATTCGTACGATTACCGAGATCATTCCACTGCAACTAACTACCGCGCTCTCGAGACTACCACCTTAGCGCCTCAGAAGAACGAGGATGAGACGGTGTCCTTTACGCCGAAGACGGGCGCCCCGTCATTCCCCGGACCTACGTACACTCCTGTCTATAAGCCCAGAACAACAACGTTACCACCTTATGAGACAACGTTGCAGTACACTCCGACCACCGAGACGTCTTACTACAGCACTCCGTATTACAGGCATGGCGATATTCCAGAAACTACGTATGCTAATGTCGACATCGCGACCGTGACACCGTCTTCCTCCGAGGAATTCCAAACTACATCCTTCACTGCGTATAACGATCTGCGAACTCCCCCGGCGATTGGGAGAGTGCCCCCGGCTCCCGGGAATTATCAGAATCAGCAGTACGTCGATAACAGGGTGACCGAACAGAGAGACGCCGATACCTCCTTCGCGACTACACGTCCGTATATAAATACAGAAAGTTATCGGCACAACGTTGCTAATGTCACGTCAACCATCAGTCAGGATGCGTATTCTTCGTCGACGCCAGTTTACGAAGATTCTCGTGCACAAACTCACGCCAATTATCAAAACGAGAACAGTATCGCGAATATTGAAAACAAAGGCACAACGTTGGATCCTTGGCGCGCGACTTTGCAGAGCTTCCAGCAGAACTCGATCAGCTCGACCGAGAAGCCGTGGAGAAGCACCAACGGCTATCAGCAAAGTAGCTCCACCAGCAAAACCTTGAGCCCTTACGACACAAGTTTCACTTATAAACAGGGGAAAGTGCTGTCCACTTTAGGCCCGTATGTACCTTTcactaaaaattatgtttattccACGATAACCACCACTCCGACGCCGAAACCGCCGACCACCGTGACGGCTTACAACCCCACCCTGGCAAATTATCGCATGACGGCGAGCAATTTGATACCTAAGGTGAAATCGCCTCCGGTCACGAGCAGACCCAAAGACAGAGCGACCTATTTACCTGAGCCTAGCAAACCACCAACGACTTTCGAGGATAGACCGTACGCCGAACGGGAACACGCGCTGAGCATGTTGCACTCTCTTCAAGGTCTAGAAAATAACGCGGAAAGTCTTAGCGAGATCGTCGCGAAGGACGGAAATAATCGCAACGGGCCCTCTGCTCCCGGCCCATCCACTCTGCATTCGTTAGCTCTGTACTTTGCCACGGCCGGTGATAATCTCGACTCCAACGAGACTATCGAGTCTACCGCAAGTGTCGAAGAAGTTGAGGATAGAGATGCGAGTCGCTCGCATAATGCATCTGTCGAATTACCGACCAGCATTCTCACACAGCACACCATCTCCTCGTACGTCGAGTTGTTCAATCTGAATAATGCACTTGAAGGAAACAATACAATGGCTGAACTCACGGAGGAGATCGATAACATTGGCGGCGAGGTAGACGATGATCTAGACATCGAACAGAGCGAGGGCCCAGTCAACGGCGCGAAAAAATCAAATAGCACCAAGCTGCGTGAGCTAGCCCAAGTCTTCACTCACGCTCTGTCGGCGTACCTACAAGATCCGGACACTTTCAAAAAGGTACTGACGGAAATCAGGCCCACGCAACCACCGGCGACAACAACCGACGACGATCAATTCGAAGTTACAACGTTGTATCCGACCACTGCGGAAGAGTTCGCGTCTGTGACCAAGGAGAAGGATGAAGTCCTAGATTTTTCGGATGACATCGACAGAAGGCGTAAACCATCCACCATATTCCCCACCACCTTACAACCACCCCCTGTCACCACCGATAGATCGTATTCAACTTACTACACGACGCCGTATGATGAATATTACACGACTTCAGAGAGCCAGACGCGAAGACCAATTTACTATCCGAGCACGACGCTGTTACCGCCCAGCGATTCGTCATACGATTACGTCGAATCATCGACGCAAGGTGGTAATACATTTGCATTCGAAGTGAATAACGTATTCACTACCACTGCGAACCACGATATTCAAAATTACGATGGCGATACGAGAGATTCGACCGATCTATCACCAGTTTATGACAATTATTTCCCATTGGACGAGGAAGGAAATCGAAATAAGATTGGTGGTTTTCATAATAACACGGCGTCAACTTTCCAACCTTACGGTAAAAATGTTAAACCGATCGGCGCTACGCCTATAAACAATTACGTGGCGTCGTCGACGGTGGCGTCTTTTCAGAATTCTGAAATAGAAACGACCGCACCCGGCTGGGGTAGAGGCTCTGCTGGTGATAAACCTGTTCAAAATCTCACACCGCCTCATTATCATCAACATTTCGGTAATGTCAAGAATTTTGAGGTGTCAAACAGCATCCTGCCGAATAGTCAGGTACGCTCGACGACGCCTTTGCCGAGAAGCAAATCCTCCTACAGCGCCGCCAGCAGCACCGTTCAGCCCTTCAGGATACGTTATTATGATGAAACAACGACAGCACCGTCTGAATCTCTCGCCACAGCTCGCAGTTCGTATGCGAAGTAcagaaataattataagttGGAAGGCAATCGCATAGAAAGTACTCGCAAGCCCGCGGCGACAACCGCGGCAACAACAATTCGGGACGACGTCGAGACACTAGATCCCGTCACTGCAACTGTCAGCGACGTTACTCCGTATACCGCTACTGTTATTCGCGCTACCTCTAACAGGCCAGCAGACACGTCGACCACGAGACATTCCAGTCTGCTGAACAACGATCATTGGACTTCTTCGCCCATGGTCACTCAGCTTTGGGAGACAACGGTGTTTGTGGATCCTCGGCACATTAATCATGGTCTAGAATCGAATGTCGGCTTCACTCAATTACCCGACACAATCGGTAACGCTATTAACGGCGAGTCGGAATCCACCGTAGCGGCGAGCACCGCGCGATCGCCGACGCTGCCCACGGTAGATTTCGACGTGACGACGGAACCGCGAACCACCAGCACGCCGAGTCCTTGGCAATGGGCAACGAGCGACAATGATCCACCCGTAACGTTCACTTTGTTGCCGACGACATACGCGGAGAACACGGCGACGCCGACTCCGATCATCACGACGCGATCCAGCATAACGACCACGATTACCTCCTCGGTGACGACCAATGCCGTCTCCCAGGACAATCTGGCATCCACTCTGTTGCCATTCGTGACGGGTAATGCATTGAATGCTACTGAGAGTGAAGTAATTAAGGCGCACGAAATGTTTGGCAAATTGAATGAGACGAGTTCGAACACGTTGATGCGAGTAATGAAGCAGGCAGACAACAACGCGACAGTAAGACAATTGGTACTATTGCTGATAAAGCATTGCAACGGGCCCAAAGACAAGACAATGGAGCAAGAGAAGGAGCAACTATTGGATGCTTTGCTGAGGATGCCCGTTAATGAGTTTAGCTCAGAAGAATCGCGTGAAATCATTGCCGGCATCAACAGGCTTAATCTTTCGAATATTT CTAAACCACGAGCAACTGCTTTGTCGAACTCCACGACGATGAGGACTCCTCGAGCGTCGACCGTAAGACCCACGCCGTCTGCACCATCCATCACTACGTTTCGCAGTAGAACAGGACGAAAATTCCGCACGACCACGGAGAGTGCCAACGTCATTGCCAGAAGATCGGACGACGCTGTCTCGGGGACGAATAATTCCTTGTCGGTGAACGAGGCCACCGCCTCTGACAACCGAGCCCTCGAGCTTCTCAGGTCGCTCTACACGATAGCCGCTAAGTGGGGCTGA
- the LOC105196336 gene encoding mucin-5AC isoform X2: MNAGLNTRIANDLPNMLRLVVLLLLCIAATYTPGRCETGASRDVEHARLPEFLTELDLSSLEASQEDVEALKKIVKRLAPEKNGVTGQPGVDYPALTSIPATSFSCRGLRGGYYADLETNCQVFHICDNGRKISFLCPNGTIFQQSQLICDWWFKVDCSKSTELYEQSAEQLAEEEKRRAEARKMKTEYHRTEQGSTDYYENVDYDGRQNGRTNPYGQSAAKQNQIPERQDEPKSNQHFGPNNVFENTRGSGRYFQENNANALQTNEKTSQTSENYDQPAKQRQYHDSESNYQAGSRQRNQLDTQNGKFNYEHSNKYQDSRQNYQSNTQDNYQSNQNTPRNNEKPVFNNLKSRTSTRNNLFGSNQSQKATPTYMETTTFRTTTAAPPREYQQFAESAAFVSNRGNRFNSRKSDNSRQYYYHSYDYRDHSTATNYRALETTTLAPQKNEDETVSFTPKTGAPSFPGPTYTPVYKPRTTTLPPYETTLQYTPTTETSYYSTPYYRHGDIPETTYANVDIATVTPSSSEEFQTTSFTAYNDLRTPPAIGRVPPAPGNYQNQQYVDNRVTEQRDADTSFATTRPYINTESYRHNVANVTSTISQDAYSSSTPVYEDSRAQTHANYQNENSIANIENKGTTLDPWRATLQSFQQNSISSTEKPWRSTNGYQQSSSTSKTLSPYDTSFTYKQGKVLSTLGPYVPFTKNYVYSTITTTPTPKPPTTVTAYNPTLANYRMTASNLIPKVKSPPVTSRPKDRATYLPEPSKPPTTFEDRPYAEREHALSMLHSLQGLENNAESLSEIVAKDGNNRNGPSAPGPSTLHSLALYFATAGDNLDSNETIESTASVEEVEDRDASRSHNASVELPTSILTQHTISSYVELFNLNNALEGNNTMAELTEEIDNIGGEVDDDLDIEQSEGPVNGAKKSNSTKLRELAQVFTHALSAYLQDPDTFKKVLTEIRPTQPPATTTDDDQFEVTTLYPTTAEEFASVTKEKDEVLDFSDDIDRRRKPSTIFPTTLQPPPVTTDRSYSTYYTTPYDEYYTTSESQTRRPIYYPSTTLLPPSDSSYDYVESSTQGGNTFAFEVNNVFTTTANHDIQNYDGDTRDSTDLSPVYDNYFPLDEEGNRNKIGGFHNNTASTFQPYGKNVKPIGATPINNYVASSTVASFQNSEIETTAPGWGRGSAGDKPVQNLTPPHYHQHFGNVKNFEVSNSILPNSQVRSTTPLPRSKSSYSAASSTVQPFRIRYYDETTTAPSESLATARSSYAKYRNNYKLEGNRIESTRKPAATTAATTIRDDVETLDPVTATVSDVTPYTATVIRATSNRPADTSTTRHSSLLNNDHWTSSPMVTQLWETTVFVDPRHINHGLESNVGFTQLPDTIGNAINGESESTVAASTARSPTLPTVDFDVTTEPRTTSTPSPWQWATSDNDPPVTFTLLPTTYAENTATPTPIITTRSSITTTITSSVTTNAVSQDNLASTLLPFVTGNALNATESEVIKAHEMFGKLNETSSNTLMRVMKQADNNATVRQLVLLLIKHCNGPKDKTMEQEKEQLLDALLRMPVNEFSSEESREIIAGINRLNLSNISKPRATALSNSTTMRTPRASTVRPTPSAPSITTFRSRTGRKFRTTTESANVIARRSDDAVSGTNNSLSVNEATASDNRALELLRSLYTIAAKWG; this comes from the exons AATCGCTAACGATCTACCAAACATGTTACGCCTCGTAGTTCTTCTGCTTCTGT GTATCGCTGCTACTTATACGCCTGGCCGCTGCGAGACAGGG GCATCGCGAGATGTCGAGCATGCGAGACTGCCAGAGTTCCTCACGGAATTGGACCTGTCGAGTCTCGAGGCATCCCAGGAAGACGTCGAAGCGCTGAAGAAAATCGTGAAAAGGCTGGCGCCCGAAAAGAACG GCGTGACGGGGCAGCCCGGAGTGGATTATCCAGCCCTCACGTCGATTCCAGCCACTTCATTCAGCTGTCGCGGTCTGAGAGGAGGATATTACGCGGATTTAGAGACAAATTGCCAA gtATTTCACATCTGCGACAATGGACGCAAGATCTCGTTCCTGTGTCCTAATGGCACCATCTTCCAACAGTCGCAACTTATATGCGACTGGTGGTTTAAAGTGGACTGCAGCAAGTCCACGGAGTTGTACGAGCAGAGTGCTGAGCAATTGGCCGAGGAGGAGAAGAGACGTGCGGAGGCAAGAAAAATGAAGACCGAATACCATCGCACGGAGCAGGGTAGTACGGATTATTACGAGAATGTCGATTACGATGGCAGACAAAACGGTAGAACGAATCCGTATGGTCAGTCCGCTGCCAAGCAAAATCAGATTCCGGAAAGACAGGATGAACCAAAGTCCAACCAACACTTTGGACCAAACAATGTTTTCGAGAATACTCGTGGTTCCGGTCGCTATTTCCAGGAGAACAACGCGAACGCGTTACAAACTAACGAGAAAACAAGCCAGACATCCGAGAATTACGACCAGCCAGCGAAACAGCGGCAATATCACGATAGCGAATCGAATTATCAGGCGGGCAGCAGACAGAGAAATCAACTGGACACGCAGAACGGCAAGTTTAATTACGAGCACAGCAATAAGTACCAGGATAGCCGGCAAAATTATCAGAGCAACACGCAGGATAATTATCAGTCTAATCAGAACACGCCGCGCAACAACGAGAAGCCGGTGTTCAATAATCTGAAATCGCGTACCTCGACGCGAAACAATTTATTTGGTTCTAATCAGTCGCAAAAAGCTACACCGACGTACATGGAAACGACGACTTTTAGAACGACAACCGCGGCGCCTCCGAGGGAATATCAGCAGTTCGCGGAAAGCGCCGCGTTTGTGTCCAATCGGGGAAATCGCTTCAACTCAAGAAAATCCGACAACTCTCGACAGTATTATTATCATTCGTACGATTACCGAGATCATTCCACTGCAACTAACTACCGCGCTCTCGAGACTACCACCTTAGCGCCTCAGAAGAACGAGGATGAGACGGTGTCCTTTACGCCGAAGACGGGCGCCCCGTCATTCCCCGGACCTACGTACACTCCTGTCTATAAGCCCAGAACAACAACGTTACCACCTTATGAGACAACGTTGCAGTACACTCCGACCACCGAGACGTCTTACTACAGCACTCCGTATTACAGGCATGGCGATATTCCAGAAACTACGTATGCTAATGTCGACATCGCGACCGTGACACCGTCTTCCTCCGAGGAATTCCAAACTACATCCTTCACTGCGTATAACGATCTGCGAACTCCCCCGGCGATTGGGAGAGTGCCCCCGGCTCCCGGGAATTATCAGAATCAGCAGTACGTCGATAACAGGGTGACCGAACAGAGAGACGCCGATACCTCCTTCGCGACTACACGTCCGTATATAAATACAGAAAGTTATCGGCACAACGTTGCTAATGTCACGTCAACCATCAGTCAGGATGCGTATTCTTCGTCGACGCCAGTTTACGAAGATTCTCGTGCACAAACTCACGCCAATTATCAAAACGAGAACAGTATCGCGAATATTGAAAACAAAGGCACAACGTTGGATCCTTGGCGCGCGACTTTGCAGAGCTTCCAGCAGAACTCGATCAGCTCGACCGAGAAGCCGTGGAGAAGCACCAACGGCTATCAGCAAAGTAGCTCCACCAGCAAAACCTTGAGCCCTTACGACACAAGTTTCACTTATAAACAGGGGAAAGTGCTGTCCACTTTAGGCCCGTATGTACCTTTcactaaaaattatgtttattccACGATAACCACCACTCCGACGCCGAAACCGCCGACCACCGTGACGGCTTACAACCCCACCCTGGCAAATTATCGCATGACGGCGAGCAATTTGATACCTAAGGTGAAATCGCCTCCGGTCACGAGCAGACCCAAAGACAGAGCGACCTATTTACCTGAGCCTAGCAAACCACCAACGACTTTCGAGGATAGACCGTACGCCGAACGGGAACACGCGCTGAGCATGTTGCACTCTCTTCAAGGTCTAGAAAATAACGCGGAAAGTCTTAGCGAGATCGTCGCGAAGGACGGAAATAATCGCAACGGGCCCTCTGCTCCCGGCCCATCCACTCTGCATTCGTTAGCTCTGTACTTTGCCACGGCCGGTGATAATCTCGACTCCAACGAGACTATCGAGTCTACCGCAAGTGTCGAAGAAGTTGAGGATAGAGATGCGAGTCGCTCGCATAATGCATCTGTCGAATTACCGACCAGCATTCTCACACAGCACACCATCTCCTCGTACGTCGAGTTGTTCAATCTGAATAATGCACTTGAAGGAAACAATACAATGGCTGAACTCACGGAGGAGATCGATAACATTGGCGGCGAGGTAGACGATGATCTAGACATCGAACAGAGCGAGGGCCCAGTCAACGGCGCGAAAAAATCAAATAGCACCAAGCTGCGTGAGCTAGCCCAAGTCTTCACTCACGCTCTGTCGGCGTACCTACAAGATCCGGACACTTTCAAAAAGGTACTGACGGAAATCAGGCCCACGCAACCACCGGCGACAACAACCGACGACGATCAATTCGAAGTTACAACGTTGTATCCGACCACTGCGGAAGAGTTCGCGTCTGTGACCAAGGAGAAGGATGAAGTCCTAGATTTTTCGGATGACATCGACAGAAGGCGTAAACCATCCACCATATTCCCCACCACCTTACAACCACCCCCTGTCACCACCGATAGATCGTATTCAACTTACTACACGACGCCGTATGATGAATATTACACGACTTCAGAGAGCCAGACGCGAAGACCAATTTACTATCCGAGCACGACGCTGTTACCGCCCAGCGATTCGTCATACGATTACGTCGAATCATCGACGCAAGGTGGTAATACATTTGCATTCGAAGTGAATAACGTATTCACTACCACTGCGAACCACGATATTCAAAATTACGATGGCGATACGAGAGATTCGACCGATCTATCACCAGTTTATGACAATTATTTCCCATTGGACGAGGAAGGAAATCGAAATAAGATTGGTGGTTTTCATAATAACACGGCGTCAACTTTCCAACCTTACGGTAAAAATGTTAAACCGATCGGCGCTACGCCTATAAACAATTACGTGGCGTCGTCGACGGTGGCGTCTTTTCAGAATTCTGAAATAGAAACGACCGCACCCGGCTGGGGTAGAGGCTCTGCTGGTGATAAACCTGTTCAAAATCTCACACCGCCTCATTATCATCAACATTTCGGTAATGTCAAGAATTTTGAGGTGTCAAACAGCATCCTGCCGAATAGTCAGGTACGCTCGACGACGCCTTTGCCGAGAAGCAAATCCTCCTACAGCGCCGCCAGCAGCACCGTTCAGCCCTTCAGGATACGTTATTATGATGAAACAACGACAGCACCGTCTGAATCTCTCGCCACAGCTCGCAGTTCGTATGCGAAGTAcagaaataattataagttGGAAGGCAATCGCATAGAAAGTACTCGCAAGCCCGCGGCGACAACCGCGGCAACAACAATTCGGGACGACGTCGAGACACTAGATCCCGTCACTGCAACTGTCAGCGACGTTACTCCGTATACCGCTACTGTTATTCGCGCTACCTCTAACAGGCCAGCAGACACGTCGACCACGAGACATTCCAGTCTGCTGAACAACGATCATTGGACTTCTTCGCCCATGGTCACTCAGCTTTGGGAGACAACGGTGTTTGTGGATCCTCGGCACATTAATCATGGTCTAGAATCGAATGTCGGCTTCACTCAATTACCCGACACAATCGGTAACGCTATTAACGGCGAGTCGGAATCCACCGTAGCGGCGAGCACCGCGCGATCGCCGACGCTGCCCACGGTAGATTTCGACGTGACGACGGAACCGCGAACCACCAGCACGCCGAGTCCTTGGCAATGGGCAACGAGCGACAATGATCCACCCGTAACGTTCACTTTGTTGCCGACGACATACGCGGAGAACACGGCGACGCCGACTCCGATCATCACGACGCGATCCAGCATAACGACCACGATTACCTCCTCGGTGACGACCAATGCCGTCTCCCAGGACAATCTGGCATCCACTCTGTTGCCATTCGTGACGGGTAATGCATTGAATGCTACTGAGAGTGAAGTAATTAAGGCGCACGAAATGTTTGGCAAATTGAATGAGACGAGTTCGAACACGTTGATGCGAGTAATGAAGCAGGCAGACAACAACGCGACAGTAAGACAATTGGTACTATTGCTGATAAAGCATTGCAACGGGCCCAAAGACAAGACAATGGAGCAAGAGAAGGAGCAACTATTGGATGCTTTGCTGAGGATGCCCGTTAATGAGTTTAGCTCAGAAGAATCGCGTGAAATCATTGCCGGCATCAACAGGCTTAATCTTTCGAATATTT CTAAACCACGAGCAACTGCTTTGTCGAACTCCACGACGATGAGGACTCCTCGAGCGTCGACCGTAAGACCCACGCCGTCTGCACCATCCATCACTACGTTTCGCAGTAGAACAGGACGAAAATTCCGCACGACCACGGAGAGTGCCAACGTCATTGCCAGAAGATCGGACGACGCTGTCTCGGGGACGAATAATTCCTTGTCGGTGAACGAGGCCACCGCCTCTGACAACCGAGCCCTCGAGCTTCTCAGGTCGCTCTACACGATAGCCGCTAAGTGGGGCTGA